Sequence from the Fibrobacter sp. genome:
CCTGTCGTTCGAGGCTATGACCGCCGTGGAAAAGGCCTTCGCCGATAGCGGCCTCCCGTTCAGGGTGGATGTCATCGACTGGGTCAAGCTCCCGGAATCCATGCAGAAGAAAATAAAGAAAGAACACGAAGTGGTTCAGGCCGCTGACGAAGAAGCTCGGTAGATTATTATGAATCGACTCACAACCCTCCTCCTAGTGTGTGCGCTTTCGGGTTCGCTTTTTGCCCAGGACGATATTTCCAGGGCCAAGGCGATGATTCGTGACGGCAGGTATGCCGAAGCGATTGCCCCCCTCCAGAAAATTGCCGATTCCAAGAACTTCCGCAAGCACGAAGGCGCTCAGGCCTCTGTGCTCCTTACGGAATGTTACCTGCGCGAGCACAGGCGCGATGACGCCCTGAAGCTTGCCTCCAAGTTCCTGGAATACCACATGGCATCCGAGTACCGTGAACGCATGGAACTCGCCCGTGCCATCGCGCTCGTGGAGAAGGGCTCCGTGTACGAGGGTGTCGAGGCCATGCTGCGCATCCTGGCCTATACCAAGAATCCGGCCGCCAAGGGCCACACCAAGGAAGTCGCCATCCAGACGCTTGCCGCGAGCCTCCTGAATGCCGACCAGCTCCAGGCGCTTTTGGAAAAGTACCCGGTGGACAAGGACGTTGTGGGCTGGATCCAGCTGCAGATGGGTCGCGAATGCCAGAATGTGAAGCGCTACCGCGCCGCCCGCTACTGGTACAAGAAGGTTGTTAGCGGCGGTGTTGCCGAAAACCTTACCGCTACCGCCCAGCAGGGCCTGGAATCCATCGAGGGTCTCGGTGCCGGCATGCCGACGGTGCTCGTGCTCGCTCCGCTTTCGGGCGACTTCGCCGAGTTCGGTACGGCCGCGGTGCAGGGCGTTTACCTCGCCCACGAACAGGCGGGCCTTGCAGGCAAGGTGCGCATCCGCACTGCCGATACCCGCGCCGATGCCTCCATCGCGCTCATGCGCACTCAGCAGGCGGTTAACCAGGACAGCATCGTCGCCGTGATCGGCCCCATCATGAGCGCCCCCGCGGCGACCGTGGCCGCCTGGCTCGGCAGCAACTTCCAGAATATCCCGATGCTCACGCCTACCGCGACCGACGACGGCATCGCGAAGATGGGCCCGAACATTTTCCAGGTGAACATCACCATGGACAACCTCGCCCACAAGATTGCGGACTTCGCCACGAAGTGCCTCGATATCCGCGAGTTTGCCGTGCTCAGCCCCATCGGGGACTACGGCTCGGCGATGTCCCAGAGCTTCACGCGTGCCGTGGAGCGTCGCGGTGGAAAGATTTCCGCCTTCAGGAACTACGTCGAAGGCCGTCCGGATTACTCCACCGAGTTCAAGCTTCTGCGCGACGTGCGCTTCAAGCAGGAAAACCGCAGGCGCAATATCGCCCGCGGCGCGTCTGACCTGGATGCCGTTGGCGCCCGCGAACGCCGCGACTACCTGGCCGATTCCACCATGGAAATTCCCGGCATCTTCATCCCGTCGACGAACCCGGGCGATGCTGGCCTCATGGTCGGGCAGGTCGCCTACAACAAGATCAAGGGAACGATGCTCGGTACTTCGGGCTGGTACGGCCGTGAACTCCTGATTCAGGGCAAGCACCTGGTGGACAGCACGTACTTCAGCGTGCCGGGCCTGGACCTCTCGGGTAACAAAGAAGCCTACGAGAACTTCTCGAAGGCGTTCAAGGAAAA
This genomic interval carries:
- a CDS encoding nucleotidyltransferase domain-containing protein — translated: MALCLETEQLETVQRILALHFDGLEVWAYGPRLTGVDLTPETELDLAVIAERPLSFEAMTAVEKAFADSGLPFRVDVIDWVKLPESMQKKIKKEHEVVQAADEEAR
- a CDS encoding penicillin-binding protein activator, encoding MNRLTTLLLVCALSGSLFAQDDISRAKAMIRDGRYAEAIAPLQKIADSKNFRKHEGAQASVLLTECYLREHRRDDALKLASKFLEYHMASEYRERMELARAIALVEKGSVYEGVEAMLRILAYTKNPAAKGHTKEVAIQTLAASLLNADQLQALLEKYPVDKDVVGWIQLQMGRECQNVKRYRAARYWYKKVVSGGVAENLTATAQQGLESIEGLGAGMPTVLVLAPLSGDFAEFGTAAVQGVYLAHEQAGLAGKVRIRTADTRADASIALMRTQQAVNQDSIVAVIGPIMSAPAATVAAWLGSNFQNIPMLTPTATDDGIAKMGPNIFQVNITMDNLAHKIADFATKCLDIREFAVLSPIGDYGSAMSQSFTRAVERRGGKISAFRNYVEGRPDYSTEFKLLRDVRFKQENRRRNIARGASDLDAVGARERRDYLADSTMEIPGIFIPSTNPGDAGLMVGQVAYNKIKGTMLGTSGWYGRELLIQGKHLVDSTYFSVPGLDLSGNKEAYENFSKAFKEKWGEAPAEDKVSGLSYDAANIVFSGIQKKVESLTKYLNNTSVFQSVYGEIKFTRGANTNTKVVTVRKGKFYVMEGCNLPSNALPSDDKKKDDKKSSKK